In Spirochaeta thermophila DSM 6578, the following proteins share a genomic window:
- a CDS encoding sensor domain-containing protein: MEPELFSDVLSSLPMEVAITDEEGRILWANDAFSLLTGYGRTSSYMLIRQFLLMFAEDRPEVFVKGVDGRPCLRILTRWSFRDGKKIVWSFERLVADPKKAFSSHDSLTGLMGREWFFREAGSLLASARLEGTSFVLMVIDLDGFKRINDLYGPEVGDEVLRIVARRIAGHLRAEDLVSRTGSDEFAVLLHDVADPAGIARRVLASIREGMVVGGHALSLSASIGAGVFPRDGLSLEELVAAADAALLAAKAHRDTVRFCTPDVRRRMMHRWDMERLVLDRIREGRIHLFYQPIVRVASGMLAGVEALSRLLGEDGGLVLPDEFVPILEEGKVIHLLGRKVLALAVLQGELWKVRGLFVSVNISPQEFLHPEFVDVVREVLDASGFPPELLMLEVTESSLVGDVDRTVQVLSALRDEGIRVAVDDFGTGYSSFASLKRMPVDVIKLDRRFLHGVEESERDRAILEGMTHMAHGLGLEVVVEGVEREAQLEILRESGCDYVQGFLLGHPMRDVAISHLVG; encoded by the coding sequence ATGGAACCTGAGCTGTTTTCGGATGTCCTCTCTTCTCTTCCCATGGAGGTGGCGATCACCGACGAGGAGGGAAGAATCCTGTGGGCGAACGACGCCTTCTCACTCCTTACGGGGTACGGTCGTACTTCCTCATACATGCTCATCCGACAGTTTCTCCTCATGTTCGCAGAGGATCGGCCCGAGGTGTTCGTGAAAGGGGTCGATGGTCGGCCCTGCCTCCGGATACTCACGCGCTGGTCCTTCCGTGACGGGAAGAAGATAGTGTGGTCCTTTGAGCGCCTTGTCGCCGATCCGAAGAAGGCGTTCTCCTCTCACGACAGTCTCACCGGACTCATGGGTCGTGAATGGTTCTTCAGAGAAGCGGGTTCGCTCCTCGCGAGTGCGAGGCTCGAGGGGACGTCCTTTGTCCTCATGGTGATCGATCTGGACGGTTTCAAGCGGATCAACGATCTCTATGGTCCTGAGGTGGGGGACGAGGTGCTGAGGATCGTGGCGAGGAGGATCGCCGGCCACCTCAGGGCCGAGGACTTGGTCTCCCGAACGGGGAGCGACGAGTTCGCCGTCCTCCTCCACGACGTGGCGGACCCTGCAGGGATCGCCCGCCGGGTCCTCGCTTCGATCAGGGAGGGGATGGTGGTGGGAGGGCATGCCCTCTCCCTCTCCGCGAGTATCGGTGCCGGCGTGTTTCCACGGGACGGTCTTTCCCTCGAGGAGCTCGTGGCGGCCGCGGACGCCGCCCTCCTTGCGGCCAAGGCACACAGGGACACCGTGCGGTTCTGTACTCCGGATGTCCGCCGCAGGATGATGCACCGATGGGATATGGAGCGGCTGGTCCTCGATCGGATTCGTGAGGGACGCATCCACCTTTTCTACCAGCCTATCGTGCGGGTGGCTTCAGGGATGCTCGCAGGGGTGGAGGCCCTCTCCCGTCTCCTTGGAGAGGATGGGGGGCTGGTCCTCCCCGACGAGTTCGTTCCGATCCTGGAGGAGGGGAAGGTGATCCATCTCCTGGGGAGGAAGGTGCTCGCTCTTGCCGTGCTCCAGGGGGAGCTCTGGAAGGTGAGGGGGCTCTTCGTCTCGGTGAATATCTCGCCTCAGGAGTTCCTCCATCCGGAGTTCGTGGACGTGGTACGGGAGGTCCTGGATGCATCGGGGTTTCCCCCGGAGCTCCTCATGCTCGAGGTCACCGAGTCTTCCCTCGTGGGGGATGTGGACCGGACCGTGCAGGTCCTCTCCGCCTTGAGGGACGAGGGGATCCGCGTGGCGGTGGACGATTTCGGTACGGGGTACTCGTCGTTCGCGTCCCTCAAGCGGATGCCGGTGGATGTGATAAAGCTGGATCGGCGGTTCCTGCACGGGGTGGAGGAGTCGGAGCGGGATCGGGCGATCCTCGAGGGGATGACGCACATGGCGCACGGGCTCGGGTTGGAGGTGGTGGTGGAGGGGGTGGAGCGGGAGGCGCAGCTCGAGATCCTGCGGGAGAGCGGGTGTGACTATGTGCAGGGGTTTCTCCTGGGGCACCCGATGCGGGATGTTGCGATTTCGCACCTGGTGGGCTAG